The Tistrella bauzanensis DNA window AAGGTCGCCGACTGGAACCGCACCGGCTATACCGATGGCGCCGCCGGCGAAGACCAGCAGAGTTCGCTTGCGGCCTATGCCAGCGATTGCGCGAAGGCGGGGGTGCGCCCGGATACCACTGCCTATCGGGCCGGCTGGGATGCCGGCATCGCCACCTATTGCACGGCGGCCACGGGCTGGCGTGAGGGGGTCGAGGGGCGGACGTGGAAAGAGGATGCCTGCCGCGGACAGCGCGGCGACGGCGCCTTCTCGCAGGCACTGAAGGACGGCCTGAAGGTCAACAAGACCAATCGCGAAATCCAGAGCATGGACACGAAGATCCAGGATCTGGAACAGAAGCTGCAGAAGACCCAGAAAGACAACGAGCGCCGCAGCCTGCGCGACCAGATCCGCGCGCTCGACCGCCAGCAGGCGAGCCTGCGCGACGTGCTGCGCCGCCAGGAGTCGCTGCGGCCGTAAGCGGGCGGGTGATCCTTTCGAAAGGGCGCATGACGTATTGTCATGCGCCCCTTCTTGCTATGCCGCAGGTGGCCGCCGCGGCTTCAGGCGCCGGAGCAATGGCCACAGGATGAAGCCGAGCGTCGCCAGCGCGATCACTGCTGACAGCGGATGGCTGATCAGCGACATCGGATCGCCGCGCCCGATCAGCAACGCGCGTCGCACCCCCTGTTCGGCCATCGGCCCCAGAATCAGCCCCAGCACGATCGGTGCCAGCGGCACATCCAGCTTTTCAAGCAGATAGCCGGCAAGGCCTGCCCCGAACATCAGCCACAGATCGACCAGCCGGCCATTGATGACATAGACGCCGACCGCCATCAGCACCAGGATCGTCGGCACCAGCATCACCCCCGGCAGGCGTTGAACCTGCGCGAAGACGCGTGTTGCCGCGGCGCCGCCGACCGCCAGGATCAGCAGCGAAGTCACCAGCATCTGCACCATGAAGCCGCCAACCAGATCGGGTGCCTGGCTGAACAGTTGCGGGCCGGGCTGAAGGCCGTGGATCAGCAGGGCGCCCAGCACCAGCGCCGCCACGACATTGCCGGGAATGCCCAGGGTCAAGGCCGGGATCATCGATGCGGCATTGTCGGCATTGTTGCCGCATTCGGCCGCGGCGACGCCGGCGGGATTGCCCTTGCCGAAGCTGTCGGGATCGGGCGCGCGGTTCTTTGCGGCGTTATACGACAGGAAGGCGGCGATATTGCCGCCGGCGCCGGGCAGGATGCCGACCCCGATGCCGATCAATGACGAGC harbors:
- a CDS encoding DUF2799 domain-containing protein, producing the protein MKKLFALLILLAVPLVLAACTSMSPDECKVADWNRTGYTDGAAGEDQQSSLAAYASDCAKAGVRPDTTAYRAGWDAGIATYCTAATGWREGVEGRTWKEDACRGQRGDGAFSQALKDGLKVNKTNREIQSMDTKIQDLEQKLQKTQKDNERRSLRDQIRALDRQQASLRDVLRRQESLRP